The Stenotrophomonas sp. ASS1 genome segment AGGTCGCGGCCGAAGATTTCGCGGTCGCTGTCCTTCATGGACATCGGGTACGGCTCGATCACCCCGTAGTCGCGCAGGATCGCTTCGCGGCTGTAGTCCTTGTGCAGGTGCGCGATGTAATCGTCCCACTTCTCACGCTTCAGCTCGATGGCACGGGTGCGCTCGAAGCGGCTGAAGATGCGGGTCAGTTCCTGGTTGTAGTTGCGTTCGATCTCATCGAGCGCCTCCAGGTCCTCGCCGATGCGCTGATGCAGCTTCACCGCCGGCAGCGACGAATCCGTGCCAATGCGCTCATGCAGATCACGCAGCACTTCGCGGAAGGCCAAGCGGTCGGCATCGAACAGTTCCGGCGCCGACTCGATGTAGTCCAGCACGGTACCCAGGGTGGCGAAGCGCTGCGGACTCGAACCGCGCAGCAGGGTGTCGAACTGCGAGGCGATGGCCGTACGTTGCTCCAGGCCATCATGGAACAGCTGCTGGCCCACACGCGTGGAGGTGCCACGGTCGGCGGCCGACTGCTGTTCTTCGTCGGCCAGCAGCACGATGATCCGACGGTAACCGTCGAGCTGCTTCTGCAGCGCAGCCAGCAACGGCGCGGCGGCCGGGTCGGCGGCGGCCGCGGCCTGCGCGCTGGGCTGGGTCACGCCGGTTACCGGTGCCTTCGCGTCCTTGTCGCCACAGCCGGCAACGACCAGGGTCAACAACAGCGAGGGCAGGAACAGGCGGAACGACGACGCACGCGGCATGGCGGACTCGATGGATGGAGGAACGGTGTGCCGGCGATTCTAACGCCGCATGCGAAAAGCCCGCCTTGCGGCGGGCTTCTGCGGGTCGGTCGGGGCTCAATGGCAGTCGACCAAGGTCGACTCTACGAAGCCGGCGACCTGCCGGTCGGATTACTTCTTTTTGACCGGGGCCGGGGCGGTGGTGGCCGGGACCGGCTCGCCGCCATGGCGCTTGGTCATCCACCACTGCTGCAGCAGGCCCAGGCCGCCGTTGACCACCCAGTACAGAACCAGGCCGGACGGCATGAAGGCCATCATGACACCGAACACCAGCGGCATGAACTGCATCATCTTCTGCTGCATCGGGTCCATGCCCGGTGCCGGGGTCAGCTTCTGGGTGAACCACATCACTGCCACGTTGATGACCGGCAGGATGAAGTACGGGTCGCGTGCGGTCAGGTCCTGGATCCAGCCGAACCAGGGCGCCTGGCGCAGTTCGACCGATTCCACCAGCACCCAGTACAGGGCGAAGAAGATCGGCATCTGGATGAGGATCGGCAGGCAGCCCCCCATCGGATTGATCTTTTCCTTCTTGTACAGCTCCATCATCGCGGTCTGGAACTTCTGGCGGTCATCGCCATAGCGTTCCTTCAGCTGCGCGATGCGCGGCTGGAAACGACGCATCTTGGCGCCGCTCTTGTACTGGGTCGCCGACAGCGGGTACAGCACCAGCTTCAGCAGCACCACCAGGCCGACAATCGCCCAGCCCCAGTTGCCGACCAGCTTGTGCACCTGGTTCAGCACCCAGAACAGGCCCTGGCCGATCACCGCCATCATCGAGAAGCGGCTGTAGTCGACCACGCGGTCCAGGCCCGGCACGTCTTCCTTGGCGATCAGGTTGACCAGCTTCGGGCCGACCCACAGGCGGGCTTCGGTGCTGGTGGACTGGCCCGGGGCCACGGTGAAGGCCGGGCCACGCGCTTCGATCAGGTCACGACCGGCCACCTGCGACAGCACGTAGTGTGCGGTCTGGTCCTTCTGCGGGATCCAGGCGGTGAAGAAGTGGTGCTGCAGCATCGCCAGCCAGCCGCCGGTGATGTTCTGGTTCAGCGTGCCGTCTTCCAGGTAGTCCTTGAACGCACGACGCTGGTACTTCTTGTCGTTGTCGTACCAGGTGGCACCGTTGAAGCTGAAGGAATCCGGGTTGGTCATGCTCCGCGACAGGATGGTCGGGGTGCGGT includes the following:
- the yidC gene encoding membrane protein insertase YidC, encoding MNQTRVFLIFAWLMVAVLLWMEWSREKAAPTPAPTTTSAPAAAQSVPGANPGAIPSAQVPGAPGQAAAQAQASATPASQRVTVTTDVLRLVLDGGRVLDAELLQFPQTKDEGSPPVRLLTEDPAHPYSAISGWASEDKNTPVPGADGFKLVGDTKDFVLAKGQNELQIPFVWTADNGVTIKRTLTVSRNEYAVRFKDEVSNAGAAPWNGYVYRTLDRTPTILSRSMTNPDSFSFNGATWYDNDKKYQRRAFKDYLEDGTLNQNITGGWLAMLQHHFFTAWIPQKDQTAHYVLSQVAGRDLIEARGPAFTVAPGQSTSTEARLWVGPKLVNLIAKEDVPGLDRVVDYSRFSMMAVIGQGLFWVLNQVHKLVGNWGWAIVGLVVLLKLVLYPLSATQYKSGAKMRRFQPRIAQLKERYGDDRQKFQTAMMELYKKEKINPMGGCLPILIQMPIFFALYWVLVESVELRQAPWFGWIQDLTARDPYFILPVINVAVMWFTQKLTPAPGMDPMQQKMMQFMPLVFGVMMAFMPSGLVLYWVVNGGLGLLQQWWMTKRHGGEPVPATTAPAPVKKK